The Populus nigra chromosome 4, ddPopNigr1.1, whole genome shotgun sequence genome contains the following window.
TCATGTTTTGTAGAAATTGTTCGCCGAAATTGAAATGAATATACATATTTATCATGAATTCAGGCTTGTTCACTCGTTTTTTCTTTTGGGCCTGCACATTATGTTTCAACGTTTTTACTTTCTGTAGAGATGATTCTTGAGCAGGATGTTTTTGCGTtctaaatgatttaaaataaaaattgaacttttttttatttttttatattgttttgatgtgttaatattaaaaataaattttaaaaaataaaaaataatattttaatatatttctaaataaaaaatattttaaaaaataaaagcaaaaccacTCTGACTTCTATTTCTACCAGTTGTCGAGTTTTAGGCAACCCAGGGTTATCGGTACTGTTGGCGGAGATATCTCTTTTACTTTCCAAGTGATGATCCCACcttaaaattcataatcaacaTATTTGTTCGCagttatttgcttttttatgaCTTTTGGACCTAAATGGGCCCATAAGATATTATCCTTTTTGTTGTCTGCTACCTTTCCGAAGTTTTCTCATTAGCAACATGAAATTCAGTAAAGGTGGCAAATGCTGGCCCAGTCTATTTCCTTTGCAAAATGATTTTGCCGTCACCTTGTAATCATCGTCGTCCTGGTGTCTGCACTGTGCATATTGAGTATACTTTTCGCTTTGCTTGAACAATAAGCATGGGCAGAAAACACTCTTTGCAGAATATGCAGCATGTTTTTCAAAGGCTTCATTTGCAAATACGAAGCATGATGTTATTCAGAACATTCTTGTGAGGGAACTGAAACGATTTATAGCATCTTAAAACAGTAAGTATGAACATGGAGGAGCCTGATAAGCTCTGTCCTCCTTCTTAGACCTCCAAGGCCTTGACTTAAGAGTGTCAGTTTCCATGGTTTTCCCAGTCAATCTGCTAAATGTTTCCTTAGCTTTGTCGAAAGCCCTGTCCAAGACAACGCTGGACGTTACCTTCTTTCCTCTTCGACTTATCCTTTATCATGTTGAGTACATAATCATCTAATTTGCAGTTGTGTTTCGCTTTGCATTGAATAAATTCATGGAGGGTTCTTCCCAAGATTTGAGCAGGTTGTTCGTGGATTCAAAGTCGCTAGTCCTACCAGTGAATTGTGGAACCAGCAGTGTTAGAATCTTGACAGAATCTTCTTTCTATTGAAAGTCCGAGTGCAGTGCTGTGGAACAGTAGAAGGTGAATGCTTTCCAGGCCTCTGTATTGCCTTCTGACTATTACAGCGGAGGACATTATAAtaggaggggaaaaaaacaaaagcatataTTTCACTTTCGGTGCGGTGGGAATTGCAGATGCGTGATGGAAGACGAATGAGTTGTTAATTCTCAAATTATCTCAAGTATCTTGCAATCTATAAATTCCCAGTTCCGGTGCCTTTTTAGTATACTCTTCTGATGCTTTGCTTTCACTTAAATGTGATTCCACACCCTAATTCCTTGGGATTTAATGTGGCGTCTCCGGTAGCCTGCCTTTTTGAGTCGATTTCACATCCATATCATTCTGTTCTTCAAAATCTCTGCAGTATTAGCTCGTTGACGACAAGTACACGcttataatattgaaaaaaaaataaattaacgtATAGTGATTAATAGTTTAATTAACCATGAAACTTTTTAGCAAATTTGTTATTgtgataattattttcaaaatattttttttatatggtgagGTGCACGTTGGAGTGCTAAAATTGTGGTTTTTTGAGCGTGTTTGAAAGTgtaattgtgattgttttttacttgaaaatatatcaaaataatattttttttatttttttaaattttttgacattagcacatcaaaagtaaattaaaaacacccaaaaaaatattaattaaaaacaaaaaaataaaaaaaattaactttttttaaatatttttaaaacataaaaataaacaatttcagTGCAATCTAATTCCAAACAAAGCCTTATACTctatcattatattttctttggGGCGTTCTGGAATGTGAAAATCAGACTATAGGGTTCCTTTTGCTCACTGGGTCCATGACTGCCTCAGATATTTCACATGGTTACTGGATCTTTGGCAGCAATCCGCTGCTGTCTACTGCAGCCTCTATCTAGCTCAGAGGCTTCAGTTACATGGTCACCAATCAGATGACACGACGTGGCCCTAAATGGTTGAGACTTGAGAATCCAGTTACATGATCACCAATCAGATGATACAACGTGGCCTAAAACGGTTGAGACTTGAGAATCCAGTGGCAATGATGCCACCTCAACTACTGCACCGTGTGTGGGGTATTGTGATGaatgctttttttaaaagaattaaaagtaaaatatttattttagatttttttttaatttttgatattatcttatcagaattattaaaaaaatatttaaaaaaacataaatttaaatatatttttaaaatatactaaaaaaataatacaagtgAAAAAACAATGTGAAACAATCTCTAACTCTTCGATTGGATGCCGTAaatatttctcaaataaaattccATGTGTTTGTACGGACAAACACATTCTGACTATCCTTTGACATGTTAGACAACGAGACAAAGTAGCATTTTGCACGGGTTACTCCATTTTTTATGGGAGATTTATTTAAAAGAGTTAAATTggtaatatgattttttaaataatataaatatttattttatttatgtgtattttaatggtaaaaaaacatttagaatagcaaattatattttaataaatttaatatacaaCTATTTTAATAACCTAATATGATCTAGTTGACTTAACTGATCTCAAAACAACTCGAACAATttccaatcaatctaatattaaaaaataaaattaaaaaataaataaaaaaatgacatgagtTAACCTGAGTAAATTCACTAAATCTATAATATAGATAACGAGattaaaataatctcataaaaattaaactaaaaagacaaattttaaaaagaaaaaaaatattgttgcaGTTAATATAGTTTTAGCATTTTTGTCAAGGACATCTCTAagaaaagagcaaaaaataaaaaaatttggcttTCATCCCTCGTTTTCATAGCTAAAGGGAGAGTTATTCCTACGTGTTGATGAAAAGagataaaagtttattttatatgttttatgcaaaaaagagttttttttaattagagttgtattagttagttattattaatatatatttgtattagtattaaatatattaaaatacaattaatttttttaaatagttttttcatTGAAGtgcataaatgaaaaatatatgagaaaaaactaatactatatttacactatttaaaaaatcatattatcaatttaattttcagaATAGCTTCTCCACCTGGAGATGCTATAAGATTCttactaataatatttttataagaaaaaaaaaaagtaaaatagcaTTATGTTTAGCACCCATATTGAAAAGccaaaatagttttatttttatttttattttttatttttaaatttctatctAGCATCAACATTGGAGATGTTATTATGCTTAAGCAACTCCACCGGTCACAAtttgatttgtatttatttattttgaattttgatgacAATAATTTCTCTTCTGCTGACACTCAATAAACACGCACGCAGATGGCTATGGTTGATATTTTTAAGAGCCTGCAGTACCATTAAGGTGCATGAAGATCATCATCTGGGGTTCTAATTCCTGTCACATTCTCATCGATTGTTCATCATGAACAAGGTCGGTGTAAGCTTAAACTCAAGAGAAATGGCTCCTTTTGTTCTCCATGACTATGGTTGATATTTTTAAGAGCCTGCAGTACCATTAAGGTGCATGAAGATCATCATCTGGGGTCCTAATTCCTGTCATATTCTCATCGATTGTTCATCATGAACAAGGTCGGTGTCAGCTTAAACTCAAGAGAAATGGCTCCTTTTGTTCTCCATGACTATGGTTGATATTTTTAAGAGCCTGCAGTACCATTAAGGTGCATGAAGATCATCATCTGGGGTCCTAATTCCTGTCACATTCTCATCGATTGTTCATCATGAACAAGGTCGGTGTCAGCTTAAACTCCAGAGAAATGGCTCCTTTTGTTCTCAAGATGGACTTTTAACAATATTAacagttaataaaaatattaaaataattaaattacgcATAAGTTGATCTGAATAtcacattaaacaaaaaaactaaaaataaattactaaaaCAAGATGGTGATTTGAATAGTGAAATTATGTGGATGTGTCATTTTCGTTGTTTTCTCATTTGGTTTATTCTAATTGAAAATCTTACAATCAGCTCCATTTCAATGAGTCGTGTTTATCTATGTCTATGAAACCGTCTAAAGGAGTATTTAGAAATGCgggttaatttatatttttaaaaattttaatttttttttaataaaagtagATTGGACCTTAAGTTTGATAAtaacttctgaattttttttggatttattgttgtgtttttttagtagattaaaatagattttaaaacttaaaatggTTATTTCGAGATTTGAGGGATGGATTTAAGCTGTTTGgctgaaaataaaaactgaaaatgaCAGCGTAGAGGCTATGGTTCAATTTTCtcacaatagtttttttttttttgaagattagcacaattttaaagaaaacaaattgataaaataacaagTTTAAATCATCTTtgataaaataacacaatttaattaGTGTTGCTTGTGAGAATTGTGTTTCTGAAAATATTGCTAGTTGAAATAGCCgtacattattaaaaaataaagtgacataaattcatagaaaaagtgaagataaagagaaaaaatatgaatgaatgaatgcaaaataaataaataaataaattacaccTTACTTcgttaaaaataatagaatgtgttgttattttttatattgaattttatctttattttttttattaattttatttttaattttatctcttaatattgagatttttagaaattaacttttgtaactttttagtatattttatttgagttaATCCTGATCTTAAGATTCATGTCGCGGGTTTAGaaaattaacttgagttgattcatattattttttatttctatttttctatttttttttcatttcagcaTTCATCATttagttggttgagaattaaactttataattttttgaatttgttttttatagaattatcccAGTTTCATGACTCAGGTTATGAGTTTCACAAATTAATCTGAGTTAactcaggttattttttattgttttttttttaaattttcattatttaatggtacatcattttttctttttttctttaggttAATCTCATTCTCATGATCAAGATGTAGGTCTGACAGGTTTACCCCGGCTAAGTCGagtcactttttttttggtttttttttttaaaattaaatattttttttcaattttatccttcaatatttgatggattaagaattgagtttcacaatttatttcaatttattttctataaagttattataatcttATGATGCGAGTCAAGAGTTTTATACGTTAACACGAGTTAGTTCAGatcaatccaatatgttatgttcttaatatttttttaaaaaataattacaaaaaacctTTTATAATTCACTCATTTATTCACTTTGCACCCATTCTTTtcagaattatattttatatcccAGGTAAATCTAagttttcaaattaaacaaaataatcaaatttgatgCATAGAAGATGGACTGCCGGGGGAGTGGATTTGGATATGGAAGTAATAGATTGGTGCAtagaaaataacattaataataaagttAGAGCTGATGGATATTCTAGAATATCCCTCTTCCAAGAAAATGTCTTGCGACCTCTTGAGGCCGATTAGTCAATTTTGAGTCTCGGGAAATAGTCAGTAACATTAAATCAGAGGATTGAAAGACAACAGAGAAAGTAATGAACTAGAATTTGTTGTCCAGATGGGCTTATTTACTTCTGCAGGTGATAAGTACATTAAGGTAATGtaggtttttgtattttaaaagttttttttaaaaaaaattgaaattttttatttattttattttatttaaaattaatttttttatatttttagatcattatGATAcgttaatactaaaaataatttttaaaaaataaaaaaatattattttaatatattttcgagtaaaaaatactttaaaaaataactacaaccacgttctcaaatatatataaaaaatgttcagctatttttttttgtttgtttttgcgttttaaaagtatttttgaaaaagtttaaaattttttatttttttatttactttaaattaatatgtttttagtgtttttagattatcttgatatgctgatattaaaaataacttttaaaaataaaaaaatattatttaatatatttttaaataaaaactactttaaaaaataatcattaaaagttcaaaacaaaaatgacaaTCATTTCAATCTATATTTATGGAAATCTAGTAATTTTAGCTTAATATCAAAGTTATAACATCAATATTATAAGGATATTTTAACcgttaaatgaaatataataacaattttaaatataatttaataatttttttattaatgtactTTTCATATATCacctttaaattaaaatgtaagttattatgaacttataaattctaaaatataaaatgtaatttttcaaaaaataaaaaaaataaacgggCTATAGaaagtttttgtaattataaaaaaatatcatttaatatcttaccatcttattatttaaaaaggatgcaatcaaatatattataaattttatatttttttctgttataaaatacattaatagtatctttaatttttttttatattaaaaaaaatagtttgagtgGATGCAGAACGCTCCAATTGGAATTTAGTGGTAACAAATATATATCAGTGGCatgcagggtttttttttttttttttttttttttttggtggtgaAACATGATTTTCTCCCCAGAAATTTTATCCACCTAATGATCTGTTGTTTAAAATAGCAACATGATCCATGATTCATGGCAATATTAAGGGCAACCAAATTTCTCCACAAAGGTTCAAAGTAATTGTGAACGAACTCCCTTCCATCATAATTCACAGTAGTTCTAGATACCATATCATGCCCGAACTCGATCCCTATGAGTACCTTAACATCAGGATCGATCCTGATGGCACTGTCACTCGCCTCCTCAATTTGCCACCTGCAAACGCAAACCCTGACCTGAACTCTGGTAAAGCCGTATTCTCTAAAGATGCCATTCTCAGCGAGGAAAAGAACACTGCAGTTCGTATTTACCTACCCTCCAATATCATCACTAAACAcgccgccaccaccaccacggTGAACGGGAAAATGCGTTTGCCTATAGTATTTCACTTCCACGGTTGTTCTTGGGTCCAATTTCGTGCTAACAGCACTATTCTACATGCAAGCCGGAGTTTGTTTGCATTCACAATCCCAGCTATAGTCATCCTTGTTGACTACCGTCTCGCGCCTGAGAATCGACTGCCAGCACCATATGAAGATGCGACTGATGCACTTCTCTGGCTTCAAAAACAGGCTTTGGATCCACAAGGTGAGAAATGGCTTAAAGACTACGGAGATTTTTCTAGGTGTTACCTTCATGGATCTGGTTGCGGAGGCAACATTGCGTTTAACGCTGCCTTGCGCTCTTTAGACATGGATTTGAGCCCTTTAAAGATCGATGGTATTATTTTGAATCAACCATTGTTTGGTGGGcgaaaaagaacaaaatctgaGATGAAATTTATAGCTGATCAGGTGGCATCATTTCCGGCAATGGACCTTATGTGGGAGTTGGCATTGCCAGAAGGGGCGGACCGTGATCACCCATTTTGTAACCCAATGGCGGATGGACCTCATAAGAGCAAGCTTAGGTCATTACAACGATGCTTAGTCTTTGGTTTTGGAAAGGACCCATTGGTAGATCGGCAACAAGAATTTGTGCAAATGCTGATACTTCATGGGGTGAAAGTTGAAGCTTGTTTTGATGATTCTGGGTTTCATAGGATAGACATCGTGGACCCTCAACGAGCTGCCATACTCGATGAAATTGCTAAAGGTtttattgattcttgaatttctttctttatgcaAATGCTATTTCCTATATCTTGCAAATAATCGAGCGATGCAAAGTTGAGTGATCAGCAAAAACATGAATGaaaaatgttctttttttcattatttaacatatcaacaaatattttaatattgtttttgagttttggaTTGTAATACAGCAATTCAGACTGCTGCAGGATGTGTATTTTTACTGTGACTTACTTCTCAACAGGCTATATATCTGATGGACAAACGTATTTTGTAATGAAATTCATTTGCTTAAAAAGGTCCATGGATAAAACAGCACAAAGAAAGATGATCCATCATAAAAGGTGgaaaatttttcttctttatatataatttaattagattttaatataGTATATATTATGgtgtaaagtgtttttaaaaatatattttatttaaaaatatatcaaaatatttttttttatatatcagtgtattaaaactataaaaaaatattaaaaaaataattttaatttaatatttttaaaagtaaaaaacatacttttaaaacacatataaacatagttacaaatacaaaaacaaatgaattgaaaaCAAACGGTGTatgcttttctttattttctcgaGCTATAATGCCaataataaacaacaacaattatatgcacaaaattattatacatatatattaaaaaaaaatggtgttttCATGTAGAAAtgatataattgtaaattttgccagttttttttacctataaTGGTGGCAAaactgtaaattttttttcatagaaaacatgtatttcttatttttttttccttatacttgatatttttatcattttatacattttctatttatcatcatttttttatcttcatgttttttgtaatatgtttttagttttccttttttttctttctttacattttttttgaaaaaaatattaatttttattttttacactttaaatatttatcattttacacttgatctattttatataattctttttgttattatctttattattgtataagaaatgatataattataaattttactaatattttttactttaaagatATTGTAGCGtgacaaaattataattattgattttttagataacaagtattttttatatatttttttgttcataataAACTTGGTTCAAAAGCCTTCAGTCTTTGCAATAACTGTCAGGGAATGAAAGCCTTCAGATCTCTAGTAAAAATTCACACTTTCTAATTTCAAACCTCAAACAAAACTCACAATTATCCCTCAATTGTCTTAGATATTttctattgttaattttatcatattaatggCAATACTCAAAACTAACGTATATCAAGATTTAAAGAATATTTAACGTAACTTAACTAGTTAGATGTTGAATATATTAATtccctaataataataagtttgaattttttcaggATATTTAAAGGCCtacataattgttaattttagaaattgtgAAATTAGTTGAAGTACGCGCAAACTAGTCAGgatatttatgttaataataaaaagatttaaataatatttttttgataaatcaagGAATAATTATAAAGAtgagaatatatatacaaatattatatGACAAAAGACACACGAGTTATGAGAACGAAAGAAAGTAAAGGgacaacaataaaagaaaatggcatatatgatttttaaatcatttcatAAGCCTCACGGAATATACTTAAATtccatattaaatattaaataatgtaatttttaaccggaaaaataataaattaagagaaatttgttatgattaaaaatgaaaatcatcaatcaattaGTTTAAAAtcttggataaaaaataaataaacaaacaaacaaaaaaatattgattattgGGGATTCGATGAAAACAACATGTGGGGCTTTAATGAAAGACATTGTcgtaaattaaagaaaagaatatctTCCCTTCTTCTCAAAGTTCCAGCCGACAACAATGAAGGAAAGAATGACTTGGAAATTTCTCTACTTCTCCTCCACTTTCTTCATATTCTCTCTCAAATTAAAGAGCAAgtcagttatatatatatatatatatatatatatatatatatatatatatatatatatatataaaattcaattccatTTTATACGTAtatgaatattgaaaaaaataaagttgcatTAAAAACTACATGGTGTTACAATACAACTGGAACCAAACAAActcaagtttatatatatagagattAGTAATGGTAATTAGTATCTTTCAAAAatgaagtttattaaaaaagagatgTTGACAATGAAGGTTGAAGGTGGCATTAAGGAATTGAAAAGGCATAATAAAAGAGTGGTAAGTCAGGTGAAGAGGTTAAAATGGAGATCTcattaattcataaaatcatACATATATGAATTCATTTCCTTAAAATCCattaatcaaatgttaaatgCTCACTTTATTATCTTTTGTTTCTATTTCCTCACTCGTATTTTTTCGAGACCAAGCAACGCGCgcataaaataaaacacagaAAGTCCtgtttaaataatttgtttttaatttaatgttagtGTTTGGGTCAAtttgcgtgcacctcgactaatctcatgggccctgaagttaacgatcatgtaaatctccagtggccatcatatgagcaaccacaaggttcgaacctgagaccacagaagGAGCAAATCTCTTGGTCTCAAACTCTTACTATTGAGCCACTACTTAGATGGTtccattgaaataattattgatagCATTTAAGAGgcatcattattataaaaatttatgtaaaCTACGATGGTGATAGAATTTGTGTACTTCAACTTAatcatttttatgtatttaaattaaaaaaacttatgtgATTTAAAATCCGATACTTGTTTTcctataaaataaagaagaatgGATAGTtatgaaggaaagaaagaaaaagaactgTTTTTAGGCAGTTTAAATTTAGTTAAACAGGTGTGGTGCGGTCGTTTCAAttggtttaagtttttttaaactgAAACTAAACGAAACCGAGTGAGTGATATGAGTTTTACATtggtttgattgattttttttttcttggtttagtgttttttatttttttttatggtttttatagtttaatcaattgatctgttttttttaacactcccaacatcatcaatttaaattgaataatgagaataaaaaattaataaaacttttacaaaataaccaagaaaaacatattaaaaatataaaaaataagaatcaaattaaaaaatataatatttgataaattaaaattaaaggatgaaatttaaaacaaataaaacttctacaaaatgatcaagaataaaaattaaaaataaaataaatcaggactaaaattaaaatacaaacaataaaaaaaaccttttaataaataataataataataataaataagccCCGTAAAGAGGCTACCATGCTCTTAAGAACCCTGGACAGAGAAATAGCGGTgaataatattagatttatttagcTTCTTTTAATACGCTTTGGATGTTTTAACGTTGAAACACCTTTTCGTTTTTCCAACAACTTCCCTGATAAGCTAGATCCACGTCAGACTAGATGACGCACAGTCACCCTCCCCTCGCTCTCCTTCCTCGCAATCACCAAACTACTACACAACTCCAATCAACGCCGTTCAATTAAACCAGTAAATCGTGATCCCATCAAATCAATCCGATTCAATAGATTTGCTTTTATACATACAAGCAAGCATATAAACCCAATCCTCACCAACCATAACAGCACAACACAATCGATTCTAGCGagtgaggaaaaaaataaaaataaaaatcactttctgTTTTCCACTCTTTTCAGTGTAGAAACCTTCTAGTCTACGACTACTACAATACAATGTCCGGTGGCGGCGGTGATGCTCCTCCTATCCCGCCCGCGAATAATGGCGGCGAATTTCTACTCTCTTTACTCCGAAGACCTAACCACCACCCAACACCATcgcagcaacagcagcagcaatcTCAGTCTCCTTTTATGACCCCACAATTACAaaatcacaatcaaaatcaacatAATCCTCAGCCTCAGCTTCTCGGTTTTGATCCTGCAGTTGCAGCTGTTGGCCCCAGTCTACCTGTACCGTCTCGTCAAGTGTTGCATCCCAACGGCCGTGATCGTCTCTCTAATTCGCCTCCTCTTTGGCCCCATAATCTCGGCTTTCCGCAGAAAAACAATGCTTTTCCTCACTCCCGTGGAAATCAATATTTAGCAAAGGATTTGCAAAGATTAGGGTTTTCAAATGTGGAGACTAgagctaataataataataataataataataataataataataataataataataatgacaattCGATCCAGCATCTACTTCAACAGAAGCAACAGTTTGAGCAAAAGCTACAGTTCGGCTCGTTTTCGAGTGAGATTCAAAGCCCTGCTGAGGTTTTAGTGAATGCGAATTTGGTGCGAGAAGTAGGACCAGGGGGCAGAAGCTTCAATGGATTGGAAAGGAATAGGAATCTCGAGAAGCAAGCAAACTCGAATTCGAGGAGGAATTCTGTAGTGCGACAGCCAGGAGGCAGCAGTGGAGGATGGGGAAACCAGCACCGAAACCAACACCTGCACCAGGAACAACACCGGAATTATAGGTCTCCGCCTCCCGGGTTCTCCAATAAGCCTAGAGGTGGAGGAGGTGGAGGGAGTTGGGATTACGGAAGTAGGAGGAGAGAATTAGAGCTTAATATTACCAGGGAAAACGGAGATTATAGTGAAATGAAAAATGAGAAAGTGAGGAGAAGTGAGGGGTCAGTTGAGCTGGGGCTTACGAGACAGCTTGATCGTCCAGGTCCACCTGCCGGTAGTAATCTGCATTCCGTTTTGGGTTCGGAGATTGGGGAATCCTTGATCAATTTGGATGGTGAAAATGGTGAAGATGGAAAGGATGATGGAGGGGAATTGGATGATCTTGGTGAAGAGCTGGTGGATTCTTTGTTGCTTGATGGTCAATCTGAAGGCAA
Protein-coding sequences here:
- the LOC133692642 gene encoding UTP:RNA uridylyltransferase 1-like isoform X1, whose protein sequence is MSGGGGDAPPIPPANNGGEFLLSLLRRPNHHPTPSQQQQQQSQSPFMTPQLQNHNQNQHNPQPQLLGFDPAVAAVGPSLPVPSRQVLHPNGRDRLSNSPPLWPHNLGFPQKNNAFPHSRGNQYLAKDLQRLGFSNVETRANNNNNNNNNNNNNNNNNDNSIQHLLQQKQQFEQKLQFGSFSSEIQSPAEVLVNANLVREVGPGGRSFNGLERNRNLEKQANSNSRRNSVVRQPGGSSGGWGNQHRNQHLHQEQHRNYRSPPPGFSNKPRGGGGGGSWDYGSRRRELELNITRENGDYSEMKNEKVRRSEGSVELGLTRQLDRPGPPAGSNLHSVLGSEIGESLINLDGENGEDGKDDGGELDDLGEELVDSLLLDGQSEGKKDKKQSSKESRSDNRGKKILSQRMRMLKKQTQCCLDIDRLNAAFLAIYESLIPPEEEKMKQELFLMSLEKLVNKEWPEARLYLYGSCANSFGVSKSDIDVCLAIEDAEINKSEVLLKLADILQSDNLQNVQALTRARVPIVKLMDPVTGISCDICINNVLAVVNTKLLRDYAQIDVRLRQLAFIVKHWAKSRGVNATYQGTLSSYAYVLMCIHFLQQRRPAILPCLQEMRTTYSVTVDDIQCAYFDQVEKLRGFGSRNKETIARLVWAFFNYWAYSHDYANAVISVRTGSILSKHEKEWTRRIGNDRHLICIEDPFEISHDLGRVVDKFSIKVLREEFERAADILQYDTNPCATLFEPYIPS
- the LOC133692642 gene encoding UTP:RNA uridylyltransferase 1-like isoform X2 gives rise to the protein MSGGGGDAPPIPPANNGGEFLLSLLRRPNHHPTPSQQQQQQSQSPFMTPQLQNHNQNQHNPQPQLLGFDPAVAAVGPSLPVPSRQVLHPNGRDRLSNSPPLWPHNLGFPQKNNAFPHSRGNQYLAKDLQRLGFSNVETRANNNNNNNNNNNNNNNNNDNSIQHLLQQKQQFEQKLQFGSFSSEIQSPAEVLVNANLVREVGPGGRSFNGLERNRNLEKQANSNSRRNSVVRQPGGSSGGWGNQHRNQHLHQEQHRNYRSPPPGFSNKPRGGGGGGSWDYGSRRRELELNITRENGDYSEMKNEKVRRSEGSVELGLTRQLDRPGPPAGSNLHSVLGSEIGESLINLDGENGEDGKDDGGELDDLGEELVDSLLLDGQSEGKKDKKQSSKALTRARVPIVKLMDPVTGISCDICINNVLAVVNTKLLRDYAQIDVRLRQLAFIVKHWAKSRGVNATYQGTLSSYAYVLMCIHFLQQRRPAILPCLQEMRTTYSVTVDDIQCAYFDQVEKLRGFGSRNKETIARLVWAFFNYWAYSHDYANAVISVRTGSILSKHEKEWTRRIGNDRHLICIEDPFEISHDLGRVVDKFSIKVLREEFERAADILQYDTNPCATLFEPYIPS
- the LOC133690831 gene encoding probable carboxylesterase 9, encoding MIHGNIKGNQISPQRFKVIVNELPSIIIHSSSRYHIMPELDPYEYLNIRIDPDGTVTRLLNLPPANANPDLNSGKAVFSKDAILSEEKNTAVRIYLPSNIITKHAATTTTVNGKMRLPIVFHFHGCSWVQFRANSTILHASRSLFAFTIPAIVILVDYRLAPENRLPAPYEDATDALLWLQKQALDPQGEKWLKDYGDFSRCYLHGSGCGGNIAFNAALRSLDMDLSPLKIDGIILNQPLFGGRKRTKSEMKFIADQVASFPAMDLMWELALPEGADRDHPFCNPMADGPHKSKLRSLQRCLVFGFGKDPLVDRQQEFVQMLILHGVKVEACFDDSGFHRIDIVDPQRAAILDEIAKGFIDS